In Flavobacteriales bacterium, one genomic interval encodes:
- the msrA gene encoding peptide-methionine (S)-S-oxide reductase MsrA, with the protein MNSKTTLLLTSLISLAACNTTGASNETALKLSELTGADLSDQDLAGYTKAYFASGCFWCVEEVFESVRGVAEVVSGYAGGKEQNPTYEQVGRGATGHAEAVEVYYDPKVVSFQTLVDVFFASQDPTTPNRQGPDAGTQYRSIAFFTTPEEKAQIEATIIKLNASGTFDDPIVTEITPFEKFWPAEDYHQNYVRLHPNEGYVQGVSIPRFDRFKQQLPEVLK; encoded by the coding sequence ATGAACTCCAAGACAACTTTACTTCTTACATCCTTGATCTCCTTGGCAGCCTGCAACACGACCGGAGCATCAAATGAAACGGCACTGAAGCTAAGCGAACTAACTGGTGCTGACCTTTCTGACCAAGATCTCGCAGGATATACCAAAGCCTATTTCGCTAGTGGCTGCTTCTGGTGCGTTGAAGAGGTGTTCGAAAGCGTTCGCGGCGTAGCAGAGGTGGTTTCCGGCTACGCAGGTGGGAAGGAGCAGAATCCTACGTACGAGCAGGTAGGCCGTGGAGCAACTGGTCACGCAGAAGCAGTTGAGGTGTATTACGACCCCAAAGTGGTGAGCTTTCAGACCTTGGTCGATGTGTTCTTCGCAAGCCAGGATCCTACTACTCCAAATAGGCAAGGCCCCGATGCTGGCACCCAATACCGCTCGATCGCATTTTTTACTACGCCTGAGGAAAAAGCGCAGATCGAAGCCACGATCATAAAATTGAACGCTTCTGGCACCTTTGACGATCCAATCGTTACGGAGATCACTCCATTCGAGAAATTCTGGCCTGCCGAGGACTACCACCAGAATTACGTTCGCTTGCACCCGAACGAAGGGTATGTGCAAGGAGTTTCAATTCCCCGGTTCGATCGATTCAAGCAACAACTTCCTGAAGTGCTGAAATAG
- a CDS encoding n-acetylglutamate synthase yields MIDYNERRFRPVSNSPNGEISEEVLFHYHQKGSVVTCSYQGGRITQGHLIALVDDKGCLDMRYHQVNELGELMTGTCHSTPEVLHNGKLRLHEEWQWTSGDMSKGSSILEEI; encoded by the coding sequence ATGATAGACTACAACGAGCGGCGTTTTCGGCCCGTGAGTAATTCACCGAACGGAGAGATCTCCGAGGAGGTCCTTTTCCATTACCACCAAAAGGGTAGTGTTGTTACGTGTTCTTATCAAGGAGGCCGGATCACTCAAGGTCACCTGATCGCTCTGGTAGATGATAAAGGCTGTTTGGATATGCGTTATCACCAGGTCAACGAACTGGGAGAGTTGATGACCGGAACATGTCACTCAACACCAGAGGTACTGCACAATGGAAAACTGCGATTGCATGAGGAGTGGCAATGGACAAGCGGTGACATGTCGAAAGGAAGCTCCATATTAGAAGAGATCTGA
- a CDS encoding DNA alkylation repair protein translates to MHPYLVPLHVVFKQHANAVNAIAMSAYMKGHFPFFGIKTPLRRELLKEHIAIHGKPLLEELPFIARSAFSLPEREMHQVALDLMMNAAKKLGPDDLPLLEDLITTKSWWDTVDALAVNVAGVILKRYPNEIRQWNAHWMKSKDLWLNRTALLYQLKWKEAINEKLLFTNIDALATHPDLFIRKAIGWVLREYSSTAPDSVRAYVDSRSLSPLSVREALRKLPE, encoded by the coding sequence ATGCATCCTTATCTAGTCCCGCTCCACGTGGTTTTCAAGCAGCATGCGAACGCTGTGAATGCAATAGCAATGAGCGCATATATGAAGGGTCATTTTCCATTCTTCGGAATTAAGACACCGTTACGCCGGGAACTTTTGAAAGAGCATATCGCGATCCACGGTAAGCCATTGTTGGAGGAACTACCCTTCATCGCACGATCCGCATTTTCATTGCCGGAACGTGAGATGCATCAAGTGGCTTTGGATCTGATGATGAATGCTGCAAAGAAATTGGGACCGGACGATCTGCCATTGTTGGAAGACCTCATTACAACAAAAAGTTGGTGGGATACGGTTGATGCACTGGCGGTGAACGTAGCAGGAGTGATCCTGAAGCGTTATCCGAATGAGATAAGGCAATGGAATGCGCATTGGATGAAGAGCAAGGACCTTTGGTTGAACCGAACGGCGCTATTGTATCAATTGAAATGGAAGGAGGCGATCAATGAAAAGCTGTTGTTCACCAACATCGATGCGCTGGCAACGCATCCGGATCTTTTTATTCGCAAGGCCATCGGTTGGGTGCTTCGTGAATATTCGAGTACCGCACCGGATAGCGTGCGGGCTTATGTAGATTCCCGATCATTGTCGCCGTTGAGCGTGCGGGAGGCTTTGAGGAAGTTGCCTGAATGA
- a CDS encoding toxin-antitoxin system YwqK family antitoxin has translation MRYLIILCLITCVSDNYAQYMDTLYLENSAYKYSVTVPLKPGNGRTRVSYYDENDRLKQRTEFKNGKMHGKALYYYDDGVPQLFLFYKKGELHGKITTYHPNGGIEWVKGYKNGALHGERVAWDLSGKLLEGENVFKVPFSDVTTVTMCYNGRPDGDFVAKHPNGRIEFAGHHKMGFPHGEFKFYDENGELTRTDIYRNGRFIRMKDQ, from the coding sequence ATGCGATATTTGATCATACTATGTCTCATTACCTGCGTATCGGATAATTATGCGCAGTACATGGATACGCTGTATCTGGAGAATTCAGCGTACAAATACAGTGTCACAGTGCCGTTGAAGCCAGGAAATGGCAGAACGCGCGTTTCATACTATGACGAGAATGATAGGCTGAAACAGAGAACGGAGTTCAAAAATGGTAAAATGCATGGCAAGGCGCTCTACTACTATGACGATGGTGTACCGCAACTTTTCTTGTTCTACAAAAAGGGGGAACTACATGGTAAGATCACAACCTATCATCCGAACGGTGGAATAGAATGGGTCAAGGGTTACAAGAACGGTGCGCTTCATGGGGAACGAGTAGCGTGGGATCTAAGTGGGAAATTGCTGGAAGGTGAGAATGTATTCAAGGTTCCTTTCAGCGACGTAACTACTGTTACCATGTGCTACAACGGTAGGCCTGATGGCGACTTTGTTGCGAAACACCCTAATGGAAGAATTGAGTTCGCAGGGCACCACAAAATGGGGTTCCCGCATGGTGAATTCAAGTTCTACGACGAGAATGGTGAACTGACCCGAACTGATATTTATCGGAATGGACGGTTCATTCGAATGAAGGATCAATAA
- a CDS encoding methylated-DNA--[protein]-cysteine S-methyltransferase: MSRIITQILPTPFGELLLGSFKDDLCLCDWRYRKMRITIDARIQRGLDASFEEGDSPVIEKAIAQLQLYFRGERTEFDLPLSLVGTDFQCEVWQALRNVPYGSTWSYSELTSKIAEPTAVRAVAYANGANAISIIIPCHRIIGGNGALVGYAGGLRAKKELLELEGALPKTLDLFSTLAEN; the protein is encoded by the coding sequence ATGTCACGGATAATAACCCAGATCCTCCCGACACCATTCGGGGAATTGCTCCTTGGGTCTTTCAAGGACGACTTGTGTTTGTGCGATTGGCGTTACCGGAAAATGCGTATTACAATTGATGCACGCATCCAGCGCGGACTTGACGCTTCTTTCGAAGAAGGTGATTCACCGGTCATTGAAAAAGCCATTGCACAACTGCAACTGTATTTTCGAGGTGAGCGAACAGAATTCGACTTACCTCTCAGTTTGGTGGGCACGGATTTTCAATGTGAGGTATGGCAAGCATTGCGAAATGTGCCTTACGGGAGTACATGGTCCTATTCAGAACTTACATCCAAGATAGCTGAACCAACGGCGGTTCGGGCTGTAGCGTATGCAAATGGCGCTAATGCCATCAGTATCATTATTCCGTGCCATCGAATTATCGGTGGTAATGGTGCCTTGGTGGGCTACGCCGGAGGACTGCGTGCGAAGAAGGAATTATTGGAACTCGAAGGGGCGTTGCCAAAGACCCTCGATCTATTCAGTACGTTAGCAGAGAATTAG